Proteins encoded in a region of the Bacteroidota bacterium genome:
- a CDS encoding IS481 family transposase, producing MGLLLHGSARTTHATRRALQRSQKTVSALAVQHGLNRKTAAKWRKRQTVADAPMGPGNRVQP from the coding sequence ATGGGACTACTTCTACACGGCAGCGCCCGCACCACGCACGCCACCCGACGAGCCCTCCAACGCTCCCAGAAGACCGTGAGCGCCCTCGCCGTGCAACACGGCCTCAATCGCAAGACCGCCGCCAAGTGGCGCAAGCGCCAGACCGTCGCGGACGCCCCGATGGGCCCAGGCAACCGCGTTCAACCG